Within the Polaribacter pectinis genome, the region GGCACAAAATATTTAGATATTTTATCTGCTAATTTTTGGATTGGAGCTCTTGAACGACTTGCATTGTTTACCATATGGATAATTTGAGATAACAAGGTTTCTGACCCTACTTTTTCTGCAATCATCACAAAAGATTTTGTACCATTAATAGTACCTGAACTTACAGCATCATTTATTTTTTTATCCACAGGAATAGGTTCTCCAGTTATCATAGATTCATCTATATTACTCTGACCTTCTGTAATTTTACCATCTACCGGAATTTTATCTCCTGGTTTTACACGAAGTAAATCTCCTTTTTTAATACTATGAATTGAGATGATTTCGTCTCCTGATTCTGTAACTAAAGTCGCTTCTGTTGGTGCTAGTTTTAATAGTTCTTTAATCGCACCACTAGTTTGACTATGTGCTTTCGCCTCTAGTAATTGACCTAATAAAACTAATGTAAGAATTACTGTTGTCGCTTCAAAATAGACGAATACTGTACCACTTTCCGTTTTAAATTGATCTGGAAATACATCTGGAAAAAACATTGCGACTAAACTGAATAACCAAGCAACTCCTGTACCTATTCCAATAAGAGTAAACATATTTAGGTTCCAAGTTTTTATACTTTTATAGGCACGTTCGAAAAACATCCAACAAGTATAAAATACCACAGGAAGAGATAAAATTAATTGAATCCAATTCCAAGTAAATTGAGAAAACATTTTTGTTAATGGGTTTCCTGGGATTAAATCTGCCATTGCAATTATGAAAATAGGTACTGTAAATAGTACAGAAATTTTCATTTTGGTAAGCAATTTTAGGTAGGTTTTATCTTCTTCGTTTTCTGAAGGTTCTATTGCGACTAAATCCATTCCACAAATAGGACAATTTCCTGGTTTATCCTTTATAATTTCAGAATGCATAGGACACGTATATGCAGTTGTTACTTGTAGTTTTGGTTGTTCTACTAAATCCATCCCACAAACAGGGCAACCTACTTGAGAATTATAGGTTTTATCATCTTCACAATGCATAGGGCAATAAAAAACACCATTACCTTCTTCTATAAATTTCACTTCTTTATGCTTATTATGACCAGGCATTTCAATTGTATAATGTAACCCAGCATTCAATAAAGTTTCTTGTAATTTTTCTAAAGAAATATGTGAAGACATTTCTATAGCTACTGTTTTTTCTTTTAAAAATACTTCTACTTTTGTAATCTCTTTTAGAGTACTTAAAGCATTTTCTACATTGGTTTTACAACCATTGCAAGTCATTCCTTGTATATTATATGTATGTTTCATAATTTTAAAGTTTTACATTTTCATCATTTCTTCATCACCCATTTTCATTTCCATATGCATATTCCCATCTTTATCTGTATGAGATTTCATAAAAACAAATTGAAAAAGAAAAACAAGAACAATTCCTATACCCGCTACTATGAGTACAAAAGGATCGTTTACATATTTTAAATAAATGAATGCTGATAAAATAACGATATCCATAAATATTGCTATTATTGGAATAATTGGATTAAATTTCACTTCTTTTTTAAGGTACCTGAAAAGCCCCCAATGAATTGCAATATCCATTATTAGATAAAAGATAGCACCAATAGAAGCTATTCGAGTTAAGTCGAATAGAATTGTTAAAAGTATTGCCAAAGAAACCGTAAAAATTAGCGCAGGGTTTTTGAGATTTTTAATTCTATTTAGGTTAGGTACTTGTTTCATTTTACTTAACATTCCTAACATTCTTGAAGCAGAATAAACGCTAGCAATTACTCCAGAAACTGTAGCAATAATTGCAAGAAAAATAGTTAAAATAGAACCCCATTCGCCAAATATTGGTTTTGCAGCTGCTGCCAATGCATAATCTTTTGCTATAATAATTTCATCAATACTTAATGCACCTGCAACTGATAATGCTAAAATAACATAGATAATTGTACAAACTGCAATTGAAATAATTATAGAGCGACCAACATTTTTGTGTGGATTTTTAATATCTCCTCCTTGATTTGTAATCGTTGTAAACCCTTTAAAAGCAAGAATTGATAGTGCCAATGCAGCTACAAACCCAAATCCTTCGGGTAATGGTTGACTATTGGTTGGTATATAATTTCCTGTTATTGTAGGTAAGCCTGAAATAATCAATCCAGAAATTGCTAACAATGCAATACCCACTATTTTAATAATTGCAGTAAAAGTAGCAGTTGCTTCAATAATTTTATTACCAGAAATATTTATGATATAAGCTGTACCAATAAGAACTACACCTAATATGGATGCATAACCAGCATACTCTTGTGGAAATAAACGTAAAGTATAAGCGCCAAAAGTACCAGCAACTAAACTTTCTGCAACCACCATTGATATATACATTAATAGAGAGAAAGAACCAGCAGCAGTTCCAGGCCCATACGCTTTTGTTAAAAATTTTGCGACACCACCAGAAGATGGATAGGCATTTGAAAACTTAACATAAGAATAAGAACTAAAACCTACTACAACTGCACCTGCAATGAATGCGATTGGAAACAAATCACCTACTAATTCTGCAATTTGCCCCATTAACACGAATATACCAGCGCCAATCATTACTCCTGTACCTAACGAAACAGAGCCTAATAAAGATAGTTTTTGAGTATTTTCTTTTAACATTTTAAAGATGTGTTATGATTATCGGTTTTTTTGAATGGTTTGTCACGCTTTCTGCAATGCTTTTAGAAAAAACACTGAAAACACCATCCCTCATATGACTATTCATTGCAATTAAATCCACATCATTTGATTCTTCAAAATTTTCAATACCACCTAGTACAGTAGATGAATTATAAATATGCATTTCAAAATTTTCTAATTTTGGAAATTGTTTAACAAATTTCTTTATGGATTGTAATCCATTATTTATGTTATTAGAAATTGAATCTGTATTTATATGAAGTAAATGAATCTTAGCATTGATTTTTTTTGCTAGATTCAAAACCCTTTCAAAAGCACTAACCTCATCTAGGTTGAAGTCTGAAACAAAGACTATATTTTTAAAAGGGAATGTTACTTTTTCATCTTTCACAACCAAAATAGGCACGTGTGCTTTACGAATAATGTTTTGGACATTACTACCTAAAATTTCATTCAGAAAACCTTTTTCTGTTCCTTTACTACCAGTTATTATAAAATCGTGATGAAAATCGTGCGTATGTGTGGCGATAGCATTGTTATCTGAGATGAATTCTAAAAAAGTTCTAGAGGTTAACCCCTTATCTACTGCTTCTTTATCTAATCCTCTTAGGCTGTTTTTAGCTTTCCCAATTTTTTTAAGTATTTCTGGGTAATTATGTTCATCAGTTTTATTAAGTTTCACCCAATCTACTGGTGTATGTAGTTGGTGTAGAAAATGAATTTCAGCCTTGTAAAGAACAGCCATTTTTATTGCTAAATGTGCTGCTTTTTGACAGTTATCTGAAAAATCTGTTGGAACTAAAATGTTTTTCATAATCAATTAGATTTTTAGTTTTTTAAATGAGGTGTGAGAATGAATTATCTTCCATTTTCCATCTATTTTTTGCAATATTGATGTAGCTACTCCCTTACTTTTAATAGTTCGTTCTTTTGTGCTTTTGGTTTTATTAGCTTTTAAAACTATTGTGTAGATATAATTTTCAGTTGTAAAGGCGTATGGAGAATTTACAGTTGTCTGAATTGCATAATCAGAAAAAGTAAAACTTTTAAAATGTCCTAATTCTGGCCCCAAATGATGCGATATGTATTCTTTGTATGTACCCTCTAATTTTCCTTGCTCAAATATGATAGCATCTGGTGTAAAAAGTTCAAAAGTGCCTTCTGTTGTTAAATTTTGTATTGCATCTTTATAAGCTTTCATTACGGATTTTACTTCTTTTTTGTCTTTAATATTAGAAGTATCCTGTGCATTCGTAAGATTAACTGTTAAAAGGAAAAGAGTTAATAGAGTAATAAATTTAAGTACTTTCATAATTTAAGTTTTAAAAAGGATTATTTGTTTATATGGATTCTATTGATTTTTGAAATACCAAAAACTAAAACGAAAAAGCTTAAAACAACTTCTAAAATAACAATTAGTTTTCCTGCTATAGAAATGGGTACAATATCTCCATATCCAACAGAAGAAAAAGTTATAAAACTGAAATACAAAAACTCAAAAAATTGTAAGAAAAACGAGTTATTTGGAATCGTTTCAAATTTAAAATTTTCTGAATTTAATACATATAAAGCCTGATAATCTGCTGAAAATGATAGCACAATTAAAATAAATAAGATCCCAAATAAAGTAAGAACGTGAGTAAGTTGATGACTTTCTCCTATTATTTTGCTTAATTGTGTAAAAGTTAACTTTACAATAAAAATGGTTTTAAAAAATGCCAAACTAACAATTAAAAAAGGTAGAAATATACTGTCAGAATCTACAACAATCCATAAGGTATAACTTAAAGATGAAGCAATAACTATACTGGTAGTAAGTATTACTTTTTTAAATAGTTGTTTGTAAAAGTCTGTGCTTTTAGATTTTTCTACAGTGTTTTCTTTAGGCATTTTAATTTATTTATTAACTAAATAATTGAAGTACCAATGCACCACCAACTATTAAAAATAGTATTATATATACTATATAATTGAACCATTTTTTATATTAGACTTTTTTTCGGTGTCTTGAAAACCGTTTTTACAACATTCTTTCATTTTAATCTCTTATTAAAATAATACCCAAAAATGAGAGTTAGACCGTATCCAATCAACCAAAAAAAAATAAGACTTTCTCTCAAGTTCAAGTATCTTTTACTATTTTTTTATTTTTATAAATTATCTTTTAATTGGGCGATAAAATTGATTATTTCATTCGTTTCTTCGCTTGAGAATTTTGCATCTTTATGAATTAACGTGTAAGAATTTAATGGCATTTCTCCGCTTTCTATTTGTTTAATAATTGATCGTAATTTGCTGACTTTTCTCCGATTTGTTAAAGAACCCCATTCACTAAAATTTAATTCTTTTTTGCCATCTTTAATATGTTCTTCTAAAAACCAAGCAATTGGTTGTATTTTATTATACCAAGGGTATTTAGTGTTGTTACTATGGCAATCATAACAAGATACTTGCAACTTGTTTTTTATATTATTTGGCACATTATTTACCAACATAAAATCGGTTACTGGTACAATATCAGTTTGGTTGCGTTCTGTGGGTACAAATTGAATTCCCACAAAAGCGACCAATAAAATCAACAATATGATTTTAACAGTTTTCATTTAGTTAATTTCTCTTTGTACTTTTCCGCATTTTAGCATTTTGCTCCCATAATAAGGGTTACGCACTTCTTCATTCATACTTAACCAAGCACTTCCTTTATCGTACATTGGACAATATTGCTCATATAATTTATTAGAAGTACCAGTTATAGCAACTATATCTATCATGTCTTTACTTAAAACTTTAAAGTGCTCTCTTTGATGTGCTATCGGACTTTTAGAAATATGCTCTGCATGTTCTTTTGCATCTTTAATAATATCTTTTAATTCTAATTTTTGAGCATCAGTATATTTAGAAATATCTAAATTTTCTAATTTTTTTTCTAATGAAGCACCAAGTTCTTTTGCTTTTGCTTCATCATCAGAAACTAATGCATCTTTTAAATTAAAATAAGCGGTTAAAATTGCTTCAGAGTTTCCTTTTTCATTGCCATTCATAGTCATTTCTTTTTTCTCTCCATCATGATGGCCGTCACTATTATCATGCTTCATTTTTGAATGATTCTCTTCTTTTTTAATTTGTTCTTTCTTGTTGTTTTTACAAGAAACTGCTGTAAATGTTATTAACACTACTGCTAAAAT harbors:
- a CDS encoding heavy metal translocating P-type ATPase; amino-acid sequence: MKHTYNIQGMTCNGCKTNVENALSTLKEITKVEVFLKEKTVAIEMSSHISLEKLQETLLNAGLHYTIEMPGHNKHKEVKFIEEGNGVFYCPMHCEDDKTYNSQVGCPVCGMDLVEQPKLQVTTAYTCPMHSEIIKDKPGNCPICGMDLVAIEPSENEEDKTYLKLLTKMKISVLFTVPIFIIAMADLIPGNPLTKMFSQFTWNWIQLILSLPVVFYTCWMFFERAYKSIKTWNLNMFTLIGIGTGVAWLFSLVAMFFPDVFPDQFKTESGTVFVYFEATTVILTLVLLGQLLEAKAHSQTSGAIKELLKLAPTEATLVTESGDEIISIHSIKKGDLLRVKPGDKIPVDGKITEGQSNIDESMITGEPIPVDKKINDAVSSGTINGTKSFVMIAEKVGSETLLSQIIHMVNNASRSRAPIQKLADKISKYFVPVVILVATITFIIWRYFGPEPAMVFAFVNSIAVLIIACPCALGLATPMSVMVGVGKGAQNGVLIKNAEALENLNKVDVLITDKTGTITEGKPSVEKVINTAGAFDENLLQGIASLNQYSEHPLAEAIVNFAKAKSVKLLESKDFEAVMGKGVIGTVRNKKIALGNKKLMELVKAKITSEFDAKIITEQEQGKTVSYIAINQIVVGYVTITDAIKATSKQAISELQRQGIEVIMLTGDNKRTAKYVADQLNLASFQAECLPEDKLNVIKELQSQGKIVAMAGDGINDAPALAQANIGIAMGTGTDVAIESSEVTLVKGDLLGIVKATNLGKAVMKNIKQNLFFAFIYNILGVPVAAGLLYPVFGILLSPMIAAAAMSFSSVSVIVNSLRLRNIKL
- a CDS encoding APC family permease, with the protein product MLKENTQKLSLLGSVSLGTGVMIGAGIFVLMGQIAELVGDLFPIAFIAGAVVVGFSSYSYVKFSNAYPSSGGVAKFLTKAYGPGTAAGSFSLLMYISMVVAESLVAGTFGAYTLRLFPQEYAGYASILGVVLIGTAYIINISGNKIIEATATFTAIIKIVGIALLAISGLIISGLPTITGNYIPTNSQPLPEGFGFVAALALSILAFKGFTTITNQGGDIKNPHKNVGRSIIISIAVCTIIYVILALSVAGALSIDEIIIAKDYALAAAAKPIFGEWGSILTIFLAIIATVSGVIASVYSASRMLGMLSKMKQVPNLNRIKNLKNPALIFTVSLAILLTILFDLTRIASIGAIFYLIMDIAIHWGLFRYLKKEVKFNPIIPIIAIFMDIVILSAFIYLKYVNDPFVLIVAGIGIVLVFLFQFVFMKSHTDKDGNMHMEMKMGDEEMMKM
- a CDS encoding universal stress protein codes for the protein MKNILVPTDFSDNCQKAAHLAIKMAVLYKAEIHFLHQLHTPVDWVKLNKTDEHNYPEILKKIGKAKNSLRGLDKEAVDKGLTSRTFLEFISDNNAIATHTHDFHHDFIITGSKGTEKGFLNEILGSNVQNIIRKAHVPILVVKDEKVTFPFKNIVFVSDFNLDEVSAFERVLNLAKKINAKIHLLHINTDSISNNINNGLQSIKKFVKQFPKLENFEMHIYNSSTVLGGIENFEESNDVDLIAMNSHMRDGVFSVFSKSIAESVTNHSKKPIIITHL
- a CDS encoding YybH family protein; translation: MKVLKFITLLTLFLLTVNLTNAQDTSNIKDKKEVKSVMKAYKDAIQNLTTEGTFELFTPDAIIFEQGKLEGTYKEYISHHLGPELGHFKSFTFSDYAIQTTVNSPYAFTTENYIYTIVLKANKTKSTKERTIKSKGVATSILQKIDGKWKIIHSHTSFKKLKI
- a CDS encoding potassium channel family protein, producing the protein MPKENTVEKSKSTDFYKQLFKKVILTTSIVIASSLSYTLWIVVDSDSIFLPFLIVSLAFFKTIFIVKLTFTQLSKIIGESHQLTHVLTLFGILFILIVLSFSADYQALYVLNSENFKFETIPNNSFFLQFFEFLYFSFITFSSVGYGDIVPISIAGKLIVILEVVLSFFVLVFGISKINRIHINK
- a CDS encoding heme-binding domain-containing protein — protein: MKTVKIILLILLVAFVGIQFVPTERNQTDIVPVTDFMLVNNVPNNIKNKLQVSCYDCHSNNTKYPWYNKIQPIAWFLEEHIKDGKKELNFSEWGSLTNRRKVSKLRSIIKQIESGEMPLNSYTLIHKDAKFSSEETNEIINFIAQLKDNL
- a CDS encoding DUF3347 domain-containing protein gives rise to the protein MKTVRTTTAILAVVLITFTAVSCKNNKKEQIKKEENHSKMKHDNSDGHHDGEKKEMTMNGNEKGNSEAILTAYFNLKDALVSDDEAKAKELGASLEKKLENLDISKYTDAQKLELKDIIKDAKEHAEHISKSPIAHQREHFKVLSKDMIDIVAITGTSNKLYEQYCPMYDKGSAWLSMNEEVRNPYYGSKMLKCGKVQREIN